One segment of Laspinema palackyanum D2c DNA contains the following:
- a CDS encoding IucA/IucC family protein: MENLATLNQALQPQRWEKVSAKLLAKMLSEFMYEEIIQPELIEQISETDAQYKLSLPEGIAYQFEAKQRLFDSYRVKVESIQRWNGTAWEVTTNPFQFVLDSHTAVGMTAQTAGHLIKEFSNTLLADAHLDARKEAQKTDLLELDYAQLEGEMEGHPWITFNKGRIGFGYDDYLAHAPESKQPIHLTWIAVLKERAQFNGVQTLDYPTLIQEELGEATVSEFQNILKSHSVNPDDYFFMPVHDWQWNNIVVSLYAEEIATGGIIFLGKSPDCYLPQQSIRTFVNISNTQKRHVKLPLSIFNTLVYRGLPGERTAIAPKVTELVKSICDRDPFLSEECRMILPGEVASINYDRCYYTELQGAPYQYKEMLGCLWRESVLSYCEPEEKPITLAALVHIDGNGKPFISQLIEKSGLTVEAWLEQLFNVILPPLLHYLYRYGVVFSPHGENTILVLKNHLPHRLAMKDFVDDVNISRHPLPELDIISPELRAVLLTEPPEGLCQFIFAGLFICHHRYLSDIVETYHNYPERAFWKQVRQAILNYQNRFPELQERFELFNLLAPKFTKLCLNRNRLITYGYADDGDRPHASAFGTVTNALYEVAEDPVKIGF, from the coding sequence ATGGAAAATTTAGCAACTCTCAACCAAGCCTTACAACCCCAACGCTGGGAAAAAGTTAGCGCCAAGTTACTGGCAAAAATGCTATCAGAGTTCATGTATGAGGAAATTATCCAACCGGAACTCATCGAACAAATTAGCGAGACAGACGCCCAATATAAACTATCTTTGCCGGAAGGAATTGCCTATCAGTTTGAAGCCAAACAACGGTTATTTGATAGCTATCGGGTCAAGGTTGAATCAATTCAACGGTGGAACGGAACCGCCTGGGAAGTTACAACAAATCCCTTCCAATTCGTTCTCGATTCTCATACCGCTGTGGGAATGACGGCACAAACTGCCGGACATCTGATTAAAGAATTCAGCAATACTTTACTGGCAGATGCTCATTTGGATGCCCGGAAAGAAGCTCAAAAAACTGACTTACTGGAGTTGGATTATGCCCAGTTAGAAGGGGAAATGGAAGGGCATCCTTGGATTACATTTAACAAGGGACGTATCGGGTTTGGGTATGATGATTATCTCGCCCATGCCCCCGAAAGCAAGCAACCCATTCATCTGACTTGGATTGCGGTATTGAAAGAACGCGCGCAATTTAATGGGGTACAAACCCTAGATTATCCAACTTTGATTCAAGAAGAATTAGGAGAAGCAACGGTTTCCGAATTTCAGAATATTCTAAAGAGTCATTCAGTCAATCCCGATGATTATTTCTTCATGCCGGTTCATGATTGGCAGTGGAATAATATCGTAGTATCCCTGTATGCGGAAGAAATTGCTACGGGAGGGATTATTTTTCTGGGAAAAAGTCCGGACTGCTATTTACCTCAACAGTCAATCCGCACCTTTGTCAATATCAGCAATACCCAAAAACGTCACGTTAAATTACCCCTGAGTATTTTCAATACCTTAGTCTATCGGGGACTGCCAGGAGAACGAACGGCGATTGCCCCCAAAGTCACGGAATTGGTTAAATCCATCTGCGATCGCGACCCTTTTTTATCGGAAGAATGTCGGATGATTCTCCCGGGAGAAGTTGCCAGCATCAACTACGATCGCTGTTACTATACCGAACTTCAAGGCGCACCTTATCAATATAAAGAAATGCTGGGCTGTCTCTGGCGAGAAAGTGTACTTTCCTATTGCGAACCCGAGGAAAAGCCCATCACTTTAGCCGCATTAGTTCATATCGATGGCAATGGCAAACCCTTTATTTCCCAACTGATTGAAAAATCAGGATTGACAGTGGAAGCATGGCTGGAACAGCTATTTAATGTCATCTTACCGCCGCTGCTGCATTACCTGTATCGGTATGGGGTGGTCTTTTCTCCACATGGGGAAAACACGATTTTGGTCCTCAAAAATCATCTACCCCATCGCTTGGCAATGAAAGATTTTGTAGATGATGTCAACATCAGTCGGCATCCTCTGCCGGAATTAGATATCATTTCCCCAGAATTACGGGCAGTGTTACTCACCGAACCCCCGGAAGGACTTTGCCAGTTTATTTTTGCCGGATTGTTTATTTGCCATCATCGGTATTTATCCGATATTGTGGAAACCTATCATAACTATCCGGAACGGGCTTTTTGGAAACAAGTTCGTCAAGCCATTTTGAACTATCAAAATCGCTTCCCGGAATTGCAAGAACGATTTGAATTGTTCAATCTCCTTGCACCGAAGTTTACCAAACTGTGCTTAAATCGCAATCGGTTAATTACTTACGGCTATGCCGACGATGGCGATCGCCCTCATGCTTCTGCTTTCGGAACCGTCACCAATGCCTTATATGAAGTGGCGGAGGACCCGGTGAAAATTGGTTTTTAA